Proteins found in one Candidatus Brocadia sp. genomic segment:
- a CDS encoding tetratricopeptide repeat protein, whose amino-acid sequence MSITGHSRVSNNGRPTLSACMIVKNEEYFLPQCLKSIKDAVDEIIIVDTGSTDKTVDIAQSFGARVHHHPWKNNFSEARNHSLDYATGDWILQIDADEALEQADIPLLHKLITADSYNVIFVAIYSELPGGQAKHYFQRIFRRGKAHFEGIVHNQLIFEGKALQSKIRLYHYGYNLSEFEMQKKYKRTGDLLRQQLAENPNNIFVMANLIRNYRNEYNFEKVIELGEKGLNISISQTDLVSKIQRQRISIDLTHALLNTNQVDRAEEVCKKALEENPDSFDVLLVLGEILLKKRAFSNALNYFKKYLVLKEKENKDPSFKVLSADFYYYEHGAYNNIGECYKHLGLICEAEIAYKKAIELNNKEPLYYSNLAQLYISQNRFEEAENIADTAVKRGIANHLTYLLLGKAYSSRRRYNDAINAFRQSIHIDSKNVSAHIYFINLLIQTNQFTQAEKTLKEIIPSYPDNLRLKCLSEKIKYKQGNRESATQFIQNILKSNIIDSDIYLDLGDLCMDMELYTTAIELWERYFNIFPADATVVANIATCYARLGKLESAKFGFQAALKIDPGCNYAIQNLAALSKLENKGYVNIGNDA is encoded by the coding sequence ATGTCAATTACAGGTCATTCGAGGGTATCAAATAATGGCAGGCCTACCCTCTCTGCATGTATGATTGTTAAAAACGAAGAATATTTTTTACCTCAGTGTTTAAAGAGCATTAAAGATGCCGTGGATGAAATAATTATTGTCGACACAGGCTCAACAGATAAGACCGTTGATATTGCTCAATCCTTTGGAGCAAGAGTACACCATCATCCCTGGAAGAACAACTTTAGTGAGGCACGAAATCACTCCCTAGACTACGCAACCGGTGATTGGATTCTTCAAATCGATGCAGACGAGGCACTTGAACAGGCCGACATCCCCCTTTTACACAAATTAATAACTGCTGATTCGTACAATGTCATATTTGTAGCCATATATAGTGAACTCCCTGGTGGTCAGGCAAAACACTACTTCCAAAGAATATTCCGCAGAGGGAAAGCCCACTTTGAGGGAATTGTACACAATCAGCTTATCTTCGAAGGAAAGGCGCTTCAATCAAAGATAAGGCTATATCACTATGGATATAATTTATCTGAATTTGAAATGCAAAAGAAATATAAAAGGACAGGCGATCTATTACGACAACAACTCGCAGAGAATCCAAACAATATTTTTGTTATGGCAAATCTGATTCGAAACTACAGAAATGAATATAACTTCGAGAAGGTTATTGAATTAGGAGAAAAAGGACTAAATATATCCATATCACAAACAGACCTCGTTTCTAAAATTCAAAGGCAAAGAATATCCATCGACCTTACACATGCCCTGTTAAATACAAATCAAGTAGACAGGGCTGAAGAAGTATGTAAAAAAGCGCTGGAAGAAAACCCGGATTCCTTCGATGTCCTCCTGGTACTTGGAGAAATATTGTTGAAAAAAAGAGCTTTTAGCAACGCCCTTAATTATTTTAAAAAGTATCTTGTTTTGAAGGAAAAAGAAAATAAGGATCCCTCTTTCAAAGTGCTCTCTGCTGATTTTTACTATTATGAACACGGCGCATATAATAATATTGGTGAATGTTACAAACATCTGGGACTTATCTGTGAGGCTGAAATAGCTTATAAAAAGGCGATAGAACTCAACAATAAGGAACCACTATATTACTCAAACCTTGCCCAACTCTATATCTCTCAAAATCGTTTTGAAGAGGCTGAAAATATAGCTGATACCGCTGTAAAACGGGGTATCGCTAATCATTTGACATATCTATTACTTGGAAAGGCATATAGTTCACGAAGAAGATACAACGATGCTATCAATGCTTTTAGACAGTCCATTCATATTGACAGTAAAAACGTAAGTGCACATATATATTTCATTAACTTATTAATACAAACAAATCAGTTTACACAGGCGGAAAAAACGCTAAAAGAAATAATTCCATCTTACCCTGATAACCTGAGACTTAAATGTCTTTCGGAAAAAATTAAGTATAAACAAGGTAACCGGGAGAGTGCCACTCAATTTATTCAGAATATACTAAAGTCCAATATCATAGATAGCGATATTTATCTCGATCTTGGGGACCTTTGTATGGATATGGAGCTATATACCACAGCCATCGAACTATGGGAAAGATATTTTAACATCTTCCCGGCCGATGCAACCGTCGTTGCCAACATTGCCACCTGTTATGCCCGATTAGGTAAATTAGAATCGGCAAAATTCGGATTCCAGGCAGCACTAAAAATAGACCCAGGATGTAATTATGCCATACAAAATCTTGCGGCTTTAAGCAAGTTAGAAAATAAGGGTTATGTCAATATAGGAAATGATGCATAA
- a CDS encoding NAD-dependent epimerase/dehydratase family protein, whose translation MNKQLRYRTILITGGAGFVGSNLAISFKRKYPNIRVIAFDNLKRRGSELNPGRLKQYGIEFVHGDIRNPEDLEFNTKIDLLFECSAEPSVMAGYGESPAYLINTNLVGTVNCLEFARKVKSDVIFLSTSRIYPYDVINRIKIAEKETRFEWSEEQETSFPGWSKNGIDVDFTLRGSKSMYGATKLCSEIILQEYIKMYGMKGVIIRCGVIAGPWQFGRVDQGVFTLWMLAHYFRKPLRYIGFGGRGKQVRDLLHVDDLFELLELLITSIDSINGEIYNLGGGRAVNLSLLETTELCEDITGNTIEILSEPKTRPADLSIYITDNQKISDAINWKPRRDARKILEDTYLWIKNNENVLRSLLI comes from the coding sequence ATGAATAAACAATTACGATACAGGACAATACTTATTACCGGTGGTGCCGGTTTTGTAGGGAGTAATTTAGCCATCTCTTTCAAGAGAAAGTATCCTAATATAAGAGTCATTGCTTTTGATAACCTGAAAAGACGTGGTTCAGAGCTAAATCCAGGACGTCTTAAACAGTATGGAATTGAATTTGTTCACGGAGATATTAGAAACCCGGAAGATTTGGAATTTAATACGAAAATCGACCTGTTGTTTGAATGCTCTGCTGAGCCATCAGTTATGGCTGGTTATGGTGAAAGTCCTGCCTATCTTATCAATACAAACCTTGTTGGAACGGTAAATTGCCTTGAATTTGCCAGAAAGGTCAAATCTGATGTGATATTTCTTTCAACGAGCAGGATATATCCGTATGATGTTATCAATAGGATTAAGATTGCCGAAAAAGAGACAAGATTTGAGTGGAGTGAAGAGCAGGAGACAAGCTTTCCTGGTTGGTCAAAAAATGGAATAGATGTTGATTTTACCCTTAGGGGCTCTAAATCCATGTATGGGGCAACAAAGCTTTGTTCCGAGATCATACTGCAGGAGTATATTAAAATGTACGGGATGAAGGGCGTTATTATCCGGTGCGGTGTAATTGCCGGGCCCTGGCAATTTGGGAGAGTTGATCAGGGGGTTTTTACCCTATGGATGTTGGCGCATTATTTTAGAAAACCTCTCAGATATATTGGTTTTGGAGGCAGGGGGAAGCAGGTGAGAGACCTTTTGCATGTCGACGACCTGTTTGAATTATTAGAATTACTCATTACCTCAATAGATAGTATTAATGGCGAAATTTATAATTTGGGTGGTGGCAGGGCTGTAAACCTTTCTTTGCTGGAAACAACGGAATTATGCGAGGATATTACAGGGAATACAATAGAGATACTATCAGAACCAAAGACAAGACCTGCCGATTTGTCTATTTATATAACAGATAATCAAAAGATATCTGATGCGATTAACTGGAAACCAAGGAGAGATGCCAGAAAGATATTAGAGGATACGTATTTGTGGATTAAAAATAATGAAAATGTCTTACGAAGTTTACTAATCTAA
- a CDS encoding NAD-dependent epimerase/dehydratase family protein, whose amino-acid sequence MSVVIITGSAGLIGSEAAKFFCERNFDVVGIDNNFRKMFFGKDACTDWNKSQLEKKYPNYSHSDVDIRDNDGIARILKKYGKNISLIIHAAAQPSHDWAASDPFMDFTINANGTLILLENFRQYCPEAVFIFTSTNKVYGDLPNILPLVELETRYELDSQHQWYNGIDETMSIDQSMHSLFGVSKIAADVLVQEYGRYFNLKTVAFRCGCLTGPAHSGTRLHGFLSYLMRCCISGKKYFIYGYKGKQVRDNIHSYDLINAFYHFYNNPRAGEIYNIGGSRFNNCSVLEAVDMCQEISAQKLDYSYIDKNRAGDHIWWISSVAKFKDHYQNWEFKYDIKTILHEIYEVQKEIVV is encoded by the coding sequence GTGTCCGTAGTTATTATTACAGGTTCAGCCGGTCTCATTGGTTCTGAAGCGGCAAAATTTTTTTGTGAAAGGAATTTTGATGTTGTCGGAATAGATAACAATTTTCGAAAGATGTTTTTTGGTAAAGATGCCTGTACAGATTGGAATAAAAGCCAGTTAGAAAAGAAGTATCCTAATTATAGCCACAGTGATGTTGATATTAGAGATAACGATGGTATTGCCAGAATACTGAAAAAGTACGGAAAGAATATTTCATTGATTATTCATGCAGCCGCACAGCCATCTCATGACTGGGCAGCATCTGATCCATTTATGGATTTTACCATTAATGCCAACGGTACATTGATCTTATTAGAGAATTTCAGACAATATTGCCCGGAAGCTGTTTTTATCTTTACTTCTACAAATAAGGTATACGGAGATTTACCAAATATCCTCCCTCTTGTAGAATTGGAAACACGATATGAATTAGACTCGCAGCATCAGTGGTACAATGGTATCGATGAAACAATGTCCATCGACCAGTCGATGCATAGTTTATTCGGCGTTTCCAAGATTGCAGCCGATGTGCTTGTTCAGGAGTATGGAAGATATTTTAATCTCAAAACTGTTGCTTTCAGGTGTGGGTGCCTGACTGGACCCGCTCATTCTGGAACGAGATTGCATGGCTTTTTGTCATATTTGATGAGATGTTGCATTTCGGGTAAAAAGTATTTTATTTATGGTTATAAAGGTAAACAGGTCAGGGATAACATTCATTCGTATGACCTGATAAATGCTTTTTATCATTTTTATAACAATCCCCGGGCAGGGGAGATCTATAATATAGGAGGGAGTCGTTTTAACAATTGTTCCGTGTTAGAAGCGGTTGATATGTGTCAGGAAATCTCAGCTCAAAAATTAGATTATTCGTATATTGATAAAAACAGGGCCGGTGATCATATCTGGTGGATCAGCAGCGTTGCTAAATTTAAAGATCATTACCAAAATTGGGAATTTAAATATGATATAAAAACCATTTTACATGAAATTTATGAAGTACAGAAAGAGATAGTTGTCTAA
- a CDS encoding glycosyltransferase, translating to MKNSQKQRISACMIVKNEEELLPNCLHSIKNAVDEIIIVDTGSTDNTITIAKNFGAKVYHHPWNDSFSEARNRCLNYASGDWILQIDADEELEQEDIPNLQHAINNPEYNAIIVAIHSIIKDNVHKFYNTRVFRLGKGFYKDIIHEQIITEGKRLPTEIRLYHHGYNLDEKKMQMKWQRTTRLLKKQVEQNRFDSFAWFNLIRNYRTQDLFQDGIDAGEKALAIINPDPSSKPTETNVNLHHYAMITYETANCYLHKNNFSNAEKLCHTALSRLKELGIIPENIDIIFTLACIYLKDGCYRKAIAYFNQFLSLREWYLENINKNPLMIDTLGYDYAAYQGMGYCFGNLGQWETAIIHLQKSISYNPKYLEAYKNLASCYSRLNNHVEAINTLLKTVSKCIADDDVILKLGELYIQQHAYEEATPYLEKYLKKHPEDRSTLLKLAQSYEQLGYLEAALVGYRSALGKEYSLQRHGVIN from the coding sequence ATGAAAAATTCACAGAAACAAAGAATATCAGCCTGCATGATCGTAAAAAATGAGGAGGAACTTCTCCCTAACTGTTTACACAGCATTAAAAATGCCGTTGATGAAATAATTATTGTTGATACTGGATCAACCGATAATACTATAACCATTGCCAAAAATTTTGGGGCAAAGGTCTATCATCACCCGTGGAATGACAGTTTTAGCGAAGCAAGAAACCGTTGTTTAAATTACGCTTCAGGAGATTGGATTCTCCAGATTGATGCTGATGAAGAGCTGGAGCAGGAGGACATCCCAAACCTACAACATGCTATAAATAATCCAGAATATAATGCAATTATTGTAGCCATCCACAGCATTATAAAAGATAACGTCCACAAATTTTATAACACACGGGTCTTCAGACTTGGTAAAGGATTCTACAAAGATATTATTCATGAGCAAATCATTACGGAAGGTAAAAGATTACCAACAGAGATAAGGCTTTATCATCACGGATATAATCTCGATGAAAAAAAGATGCAGATGAAGTGGCAAAGGACTACCCGCTTGCTAAAAAAACAAGTTGAACAAAACAGGTTTGATAGCTTTGCATGGTTTAACCTAATACGCAATTATCGTACACAAGACCTGTTTCAGGATGGCATCGATGCAGGAGAGAAGGCACTTGCGATAATTAACCCTGATCCCTCTTCAAAACCCACAGAAACAAACGTTAATTTGCACCATTATGCGATGATTACTTATGAAACGGCAAATTGCTATCTCCACAAAAATAATTTCTCAAATGCGGAAAAATTGTGCCATACCGCCCTATCCAGATTAAAAGAATTGGGAATAATACCAGAAAATATTGACATTATATTTACCCTTGCCTGCATCTATTTAAAAGATGGTTGTTACCGCAAAGCAATTGCCTACTTTAATCAGTTCCTATCTTTACGAGAATGGTATCTTGAAAATATAAATAAGAATCCTCTTATGATTGATACTCTGGGATACGACTACGCAGCTTATCAAGGAATGGGTTATTGCTTTGGAAATTTAGGACAATGGGAAACAGCCATAATACATTTACAAAAATCTATATCATATAACCCTAAATATCTTGAAGCTTATAAAAACCTGGCATCGTGCTATTCCAGACTCAACAACCATGTTGAAGCTATTAATACTTTATTGAAAACCGTTTCAAAATGTATTGCAGATGACGATGTGATATTAAAATTAGGAGAGTTATATATACAACAACATGCTTATGAGGAAGCCACACCATATCTCGAAAAATATTTAAAGAAACATCCAGAAGATAGAAGTACCTTACTGAAACTTGCACAATCATACGAGCAGTTAGGTTATTTAGAGGCAGCTCTCGTTGGTTATAGATCGGCACTGGGAAAAGAATACAGTCTTCAAAGGCATGGAGTTATTAATTAG